From a region of the Rhipicephalus microplus isolate Deutch F79 chromosome X, USDA_Rmic, whole genome shotgun sequence genome:
- the LOC142776912 gene encoding uncharacterized protein LOC142776912 encodes MRVGLPAYVLLMVCSVNAQVDQIRRRPFSSPATGCLENRLLRLRLECEGSLDDVARLRMKRDQSESCRKLRKYITCIDMALTSTKCRRDRYVFGREVERRKRQVETYNWDCNLQMQNYDYVMCDSKTLLNRHLACGTTFDRSIVNLNFELDEDKEKLCSSLTDYKHCVTPLIKNDACSGNKNLISRLLHFSRAVVGEYQTSCKTIAMKHMMQAHEAVETACLPEDLREKVLTCQQSAYRTIRARDVHSETDICEELDLMKECIENALKETSCARDITSMRVANDTTAESYARYNVKCRRF; translated from the exons ATGCGCGTTGGGTTGCCTGCGTACGTGCTGCTTATGGTGTGCTCAGTCAACGCGCAAGTTGATCAGATCCGAAGACGGCCATTCTCCT CGCCCGCAACAGGCTGCCTAGAAAACCGACTTCTACGGCTTCGGCTCGAATGCGAAGGTTCACTGGATGACGTGGCACGCCTCAGGATGAAAAGAGACCAATCGGAATCATGCCG aAAACTTCGAAAGTATATAACGTGCATCGACATGGCGCTAACGTCCACAAAGTGTCGCAGAGACCGCTACGTTTTCGGTCGGGAAGTGGAGCGCCGCAAACGCCAAGTGGAGACCTACAACTGGGACTGCAATTTACAAATGC AAAACTACGACTACGTCATGTGCGACAGCAAAACTCTCCTGAACCGCCATCTTGCGTGCGGCACGACTTTCGACAGGTCGATTGTGAACCTAAACTTCGAGCTTGATGAAGACAAAGAAAAACTTTGCAG CTCGCTGACAGACTACAAGCACTGCGTAACACCTCTGATAAAGAACGACGCTTGCTCTGGAAACAAAAACCTCATCTCTAGACTACTCCACTTCTCAAGAGCTGTTGTTGGAGAGTACCAGACGTCTTGCAAGACGATAGCCATGAAAC acatgaTGCAAGCTCATGAAGCTGTGGAAACGGCGTGCCTACCCGAGGATTTGAGAGAAAAAGTGCTCACCTGCCAGCAAAGCGCTTATCGCACTATCCGCGCACGAGATGTACACAGCGAAACGGACATTTGCGA GGAACTGGACCTCATGAAAGAATGCATCGAAAACGCCCTCAAGGAAaccagctgcgcacgtgacatcACCTCGATGCGGGTCGCAAACGACACGACGGCGGAATCGTATGCTCGGTACAACGTCAAATGTCGCAGGTTCTGA